A stretch of Linepithema humile isolate Giens D197 chromosome 3, Lhum_UNIL_v1.0, whole genome shotgun sequence DNA encodes these proteins:
- the LOC136998749 gene encoding uncharacterized protein — MDHVHVKSRSASKSNPTKMACEKASRRLRTILVKASRFGVSTAEVARLPAAKKLIPQKDHGWKLAVFLLLMFGGGVIVALVCTARKGCSKLEDISLAT, encoded by the exons ATGGATCACGTGCACGTGAAGTCGAGGTCGGCTTCAAAGAGCAACCCGACAAAGATGGCGTGCGAGAAAGCATCGAGACGTCTCAGGACGATCCTCGTGAAGGCGTCCCGCTTCGGTGTCTCCACGGCGGAGGTCGCCAGGTTACCGGCGGCCAAGAAGCTTATTCCGCAGAAGGATCACGGTTGGAAGTTGGCGGTATTCCTCCTGCTCATGTTCGGAGGCGGAGTCATCGTCGCCTTGGTTTGCACCGCCAGGAAAGGATGCTCGAAACTGGAGGATATC AGTCTAGCGACCTAG